The genomic region GGGGTAGGGAGGACTTTTTTGAGCGCATCGACGTTGGCATACATGGCCGGATCGGTCTGCGCAGCAGCGCGCGCGGCATCCAACTTGGATTGGACGTCACCTGAGCAGTATTCGGACTTTGTAACTAGCTCACCTGAGACAGGGTCGTCAAAAACCAGGGAGTCGAGCTGTTGGCGAGCCTTGTCTGCCTCCACGCCCAGCAACTGAGCGATGAGGTCCAGGTCGACGCGGTTGGTGCGGTCCAGACTGATAGCAAGGGCATCGGCAGCGGTTTCAGCCCCGAGTACTTCGGTGCGCCGTCGTAGAACACGGTGGGTGAAAATATCCTCTTTGGTTGCTACGCCGCTGATGGGCTCATAGTTTTCCAAAGCCTTGACCAGGAAAGCGTGGGCGTCGCCACGGAATCCCCCCTGAGGAGGGAAGCGACGAGTGACTTTCTGTTCCCCGGTGTTCTTATCCAGCAGCGGGACTTTCTGTCCGGTCTCAGGATCGGTCGACCACCGTGGAATGAGTTTGACCCGGTTAATTGGACCCCAGGTGCTGAAGTAGGCGTCATAGCGCTCATTGAGCTGTTCACGTAGTTGCCGGATCTCGACAGTCTCATCGAGATTGTTTGCCTCGGCATCTACTAGTGAGACCACTGTGTCTCTGATGCCCAGCAGCGCCCGCAACTCAGCACGCTGTGTTTTAGGGACGGTCATGTCCCGCCACGCACCTAGCGACCACATCTGGAAATGATCAGCCTGCTCGGTCGCGGTGTTTTCACGAATGAACCGCTCCGGTGGATCGTCCATGTAGCTGACACTGGCCGCTGGGATTTCCATACGCTCAGTCTCCGGAGAGAATCCCATCCCCATCTCACGGGCGGACTGGGTGATGCCGTTCAGTGCCCCGCGCAGTTGCGCCGCAACTGCGTCAGGTTGGGTATCTCCAACGACGCTGATGCCCATCGTGCCAAAGCGATTCTTTTCCACACGGACTTGGCCGATCACCCAATCGGGCCGCTGCACGAAAACGTCATTGATCCGTGCCGGCTGGCCCTCCTCAGCCGCGCTCGTTTGCTCCCACAGCCGCGTCAGTTCGGAGGGATCGGTATCCATCTCTCGACGCCGCAGCAGCAACACATCTGTCATTACATCGGTTCCCGCTGCCGTCCAATGAGCCCGGTTTGGCAGGCGTACCGCGCCCAGCAGATCCCCCCATTGGCCGATTTCCCGACGTGCCGCAGGATTAGTCGCATCGGATGTAAAAGCGCTGGTAACTACGGCGACAATGCCACCGGGGCGGGTCAACTGGAGCGACTTGAGGATGAAGTAGTTGTGTGTGGAGAGATCATTGGGGTTGTACACCGGATCAAAAATCGTTGAGTCATGGAAGGGCACATTCCCGACCGTGACGTCAAAGCTATCGCGTGCGCGGATATCTTCAAACCCAGAGGCCAAGATCGAGGCTTGCGGATACAGCGCTTGGGCAATACCTGCGGTTGTCTCATCTAGCTCCACACCGGTCAGATGCGCCCCCTCTGGGGCGCTGCCGATGAAATTGCCCGACCCGCAACCGGGCTCCAAGACCTCCCCGGAGGTAAAACCGAGATCTTGAACAGCCTGCCAGATGACCTTCGTATAGGCCACATCAGTGTAGTGAGCGTTGAGCGTTGTTGCCGATGCCTGCCGCATCTGGGCACGGGAGAGCAGCTGTTCTAGCTCTTGACGTGCCTGCGCGAATTCTTCACGACGGGGATCGAACACTTGAGGAACTGCTCCCCAGCCAGACCAGCGCGCCAACACCTCTTGCTCAGAGGAATCAGCCGTACGATCCTCGGCTTGAACCCGCCGCAGGACACGCAGAGCTTCGAGATTGTTCTGCACACGAGTAGCCGCACCCCCAGACCCCAACTGTGACTGAGTCTGTGGCCTAAACGTCGCCCCTACGGGCCGCGCGTCATCTATCCGCCTCCGCGAGTCAGGTTCAACCTCCGCTACGTTCTCAGCCGTTGCTGACCGAACCTCGCTGGAGGGTTCAGCTACTCCTCCTGGTCCTGGTTCTGGGCGTTCTCCTCGGCCAGGATCTCCTCCTCTGCCATCTTCTGCGCTACGTTCAACCACTGAGCCCTCGCCAGGAAGCCCCCCTGGGGTTCCCCTTCCTGCCGCGCTATCTCCTCGGCCCGATTCGCGATCTCCTCGCCCCTGTGCACGTGTGACTCCCACATCGGGTGCAGGTCGCGCCGGTCGGTTTCGTTCATCGTTGTGCTCCTTCTCTTTTTCTTCCTGTGCTTCCTGTGTTACTTCGGCGGACCACGCTTCAGGGTCCTCGAACAACGGCAGCATCAGCTGCCCTTTACCTGGTTGGGCTTTCCTACGTCGCGCCATAGCGTGGTCCTAACTCACAGCATACATGAGAAGTGTCTACAATGGATTGTCTTGGTGTGGTGGTATTCCCTCAGGAAGTGCCGCCATCGTTTCTGGTGGCATCGGCTGGCAGGGCAGGGCTTTATCGGGAATATGTTTGCTGCTCTCACCATGTAGGGCGGGGTGGCACTCCCGAAAAGGGCCATCTTCGCCGGTCAACGCTCTCCAGTGGGACTCGAAATGGTAGATCCACCACGTGGACATCTGGGAAGTTGCTCGGGCAACTTCCCATTCCTGCCATAGGGCATAGATCCGATTCAGCGCCTCGGCGTGATCCCACCACTGCTCACACCAGCACTCGCCTGGTTGTGACTGGTCGCCCAATCGGTGGTTAATCGTGGGGGACAGCCACTGGCTCACCCAGTCCTCCAGACACGCATACGCGGGAGCGTTGTCCTCACTCATCGAATGGCCGATCCTTTCGTCGCGGCCAGGTTGGCCTCCCAGGCACGATCCACCGAAGCCGCATGGGAGTTCTCATGCTGGCCGTTATCCCAGCTGTCCGAGGGCGTCGAAGTGCCAAGTGGGTCCCATTTTTGTTGTGACCGCTCGATAGCCTCGGCCCACGGTGAATCCCACCAAGCGCGGGTGCGTGCCAGCACTGGGCGAGCACCGGAGGGCAGGACGACGACGCGGCCATCGGGCAGCGCCGTTAGGTCTGAGGGCTCCAAAATTCGTCGACGGCGCATGGAGGTCGAGCGCGACGAGGAGCCTGTACTTGAGGAGTGGGAATGGGTGGCCTCGTCGAACTCGCCGATGAGTTTCGATTGGTTTTCCAGGAATTCGGCATCAGACACACCACCGCCGAGCACGCGGATGTTCGCCGCCGACCACAACGCTTGCATCCCTTCACGGCCCCACACGCCCACACCCTGCACAAACGATTGCAAAATAGTGATGATGGGCATCCCGGCCGATCCGTAGAATGAATACAGGTTGGGCAGGTTCTTGATTTTGCAGATGTTGGCTGCCTCATCCAGTACCGATAGCAGTGGCGGGTTGAGACGACGCCCTGGAGAACGGCGAGCAGCCACCTCCCCGGCCCGATAGATCGAATCCACAAACGCCGCCACCAGCGGAGCGGGAGCACCTGGACCATCTTCTGACAGCAAATACAGTGTGTCGGTACTAGATACGAATGCTTCCGGGTCGAACTGGGGAACTCCGGAGGTGGGCGTGATCCAGGCTGAGGTCGCTGTCTCGGTCAAAATCGCCATTGCCTTCTCGGCCCCGCCATAGACGCCACCACGTGTTTTATCGGGTAGGCCAATCGCGCCGCGTACTGCGCGGGCCGGGTCAATGTATCCAGCCGATTCGAGAAGTTGGGCCGGTTCATCGTCGCGCGGCCGCGTTGTCCAGGCGAACACATCCACCAACGTCTTGCCGCCAACGGCGGCCGCGAGGATGAAGTTGGCGACTAGGTCATCGGATTTGGACGCGAAGTATTCATCACGTGTGCCATCTCCGGAGAATGTGAAAGCCGCCGCTAGGCGGCGCGCATCAGTAACGCTGCTAATAGGGGCCAGCGGGTTCCACCAGAAAGCTTGCTCTTGGTCGAGCATGGCCATCGGGTCGAAAACCCACACTCGGCCTTTCTCCTCACGTGGACCGCGTGTGGCATCCACGATGTCGCCTTTACGTGAGGTCACCAGCAGCGGC from Natronoglycomyces albus harbors:
- a CDS encoding DUF4913 domain-containing protein encodes the protein MSEDNAPAYACLEDWVSQWLSPTINHRLGDQSQPGECWCEQWWDHAEALNRIYALWQEWEVARATSQMSTWWIYHFESHWRALTGEDGPFRECHPALHGESSKHIPDKALPCQPMPPETMAALPEGIPPHQDNPL
- a CDS encoding type IV secretory system conjugative DNA transfer family protein, whose translation is MSRHMSQPGVLVGLGSIILLAAAAVVLLVVRLLDLPGYDGSLNPFVVITAVATGTIIWTTSASVVLASLVAALIAVPAAILWWRMYRGGPRRRSDAASRHMAGRSELKRFSARGVAASAKKLRPGLESKESDEHGVFVAYRVPDGMKLFQSWEDMAVDIWGPRKGKTTARAIPAAVAAPGPLLVTSRKGDIVDATRGPREEKGRVWVFDPMAMLDQEQAFWWNPLAPISSVTDARRLAAAFTFSGDGTRDEYFASKSDDLVANFILAAAVGGKTLVDVFAWTTRPRDDEPAQLLESAGYIDPARAVRGAIGLPDKTRGGVYGGAEKAMAILTETATSAWITPTSGVPQFDPEAFVSSTDTLYLLSEDGPGAPAPLVAAFVDSIYRAGEVAARRSPGRRLNPPLLSVLDEAANICKIKNLPNLYSFYGSAGMPIITILQSFVQGVGVWGREGMQALWSAANIRVLGGGVSDAEFLENQSKLIGEFDEATHSHSSSTGSSSRSTSMRRRRILEPSDLTALPDGRVVVLPSGARPVLARTRAWWDSPWAEAIERSQQKWDPLGTSTPSDSWDNGQHENSHAASVDRAWEANLAATKGSAIR